The sequence below is a genomic window from Ignavibacteriales bacterium.
TTCACTAGATTTAGGAATTGGAATGACATACAAATTAGCATTGTGTCGGAATCAATATAATGGTCAGATATTTGGTGTAAACACTACCTTTAAAGAAATAACTTTTTACGATTATCAGTCAGACACAATTATTACTCAACAGTCCTGGCCTCGGTACACATTTATACTTGCATACGGAATAGGTGAAATATCGCAGTTTGATGAAGAAGGCGGTGGTCCAGTTAGAGTTTTGCAAGGTTGTATAATTAATGGCGATACATTAGGCATAATAACTTCCATCGATCAAAATCTAACTTCCCTAGATAAATTTATTCTTCACCAAAATTACCCCAACCCATTCAACCCAAATACAACAATCAGTTTCAGTATTCCCGAAACTGATTTTGTGCAATTAAAAGTTTTTGATATGCTTGGTGAGGAAGTTGTAACACTTGTTAATGAATCTAAATCACCAGGAAATTACTCAGTCCATTTTAATGCGGCTGATCTGCCGAGCGGGATTTACATTTATTCATTGAGAGTTAACGGGCAAGTACAAAACCGTAAGATGTTGCTGATTAAGTGATGTAATCACTTAATAAGAAATCCCTGTGGGAATACAGTCAAAATAATTTTCCTGGTGTACTTTGTGAAAAGAAAGTTTTTCAGAATACAACTTCGTGCTCTTTGTGGTTTCTGTTTTTTTTACCACTAAGAGCACAAAGCAGAATGTAATCATCAATGTTTTTCACAAAGAACACAAAGTGAGAATCACTAAATATTTCTTCTCACTCTTCCGCATAAAAATTAATAACCTTCTCTATCGCTGCCTCGCAAACTTTGCAGAAGGGTTTTGTTCCTTTGGAAAACATTATGCAATCAAGCATTGATCTGTACAATCCTTTTGACGCATAACCCGCGCCCTCATAAGCGCCGACTTTTCCATAGAACTTACTCGACTTTAAGTATTTATCAACAACCTCTGAATGTTCGCGGTCTTTTTTATCATACTCTGTGCGAAGTTCCGCAATTACTTTTTCATCCGCGCGGTTTCTCGTAAGTTCTGCAATTTTATTATTGATCGCTCTTCGTTCCGCCTGCCACTCGAGATCCATCTTATCAAAATTAACTTTTTCCCATGGTGTCGGCAGTTCAATGTTTTCCGCTGTCAGATTTTTCCATTTAATATTTTCCGGATCCATCAAACGGGTGATGTTCGGTTCAACAGGTTCAACGCCATCAGGGTAAAATTCATTATACGCCACATCCGATGTGTAATACTCATCTGCTAATCCTGCAAATGAATGCCCGAATTCATGAAGAAATAAATAATCCTGGAACTGATTGTCTGATGTGAAAGTGCAAAACAGGTTATAAATCCCGCCGCCGCCGTAACGGTCGTGATTGACCATTATATAAATAGCATCATAAGGAACATAAGCAGCAAGGTCGCGCATTGTTTTGTTGTCTTCAGTCAGTAAATATCTTTCCGAGCCGAGCGAGTTGAATGTTGTGTTCAGAACAGTGTTCTTAAAAATATTATGCATCGGCAGATCGGTTCCGCTATCAACGGAAGGTTTAAGCACTCCATACACATTAAACTTGTTTTTGTGCCGTGCATATGGCTCAAGTTTGAAAAAAGTATTCGTGAATTTTTCAAGGTCGGATTTAAACTTCGCTTGTTCTGATGAAGTGTATCCGTCACCAAGGATCACAACATCAACTTTGTTTTCAGGATTTCCGCTGAATAAACTTTTTACAACAAGCACAGAAGGATCATTCGTTGTTTCCCTGACTATGTTCATATCATCAGGATCAATTTTAGCTGAATAGATCTCCTTCATTGAATTATCACGCAGCCTGTTTTCAACAACAAACCTGAATTTGTTTTTCGGATGAGGGATTATCGCTGATTCGTGATATGCTTTTTTAATTCCGTTCAGTCCATCATCACCGGTTTTATATTCACCGAAGTAACTATCAAATCCTTTGGAATAAATCAGCGTACCTGATTCTAAATCGTAAATCTTGAAGTAATATCTGCCGTTATTAAAATTGTCAACTAAGTTTTTCTTATTTCTGTTCCATTTATCATAAGTGTAAAACCTGTCAATGGTGATGATCTCTTCATTGTTACTACCGATGTGAAGGTAATCGATGCGGAGAGTTTTATCATGAAAATAATCTTCAAACTTCATAACATCCTTTGGAGTTATTGATAATTGAAAAAATAAAAATGCGAATAAAATATTTTTGAACATCTGATCCTCCTTAAACTTAAACAAGCTGGAAAATTTCAACCGGTTCTTCTCTTCCTTTCACGGAATGAGCGCCGAGTGATACTACTTTATATCCGTTTACAAAAATCCTGTTAAGCACTTCTTTAGAAATTAATAACTGTGAGTTAAACTGTTTATTCAACTGTTCGATTCGTGACGCAAGTATAACAACATTCCCTGTAATTGAATACTGCTTGCGTAAAGATGAACCCACATTCCCGGTAACTGCATCGCCCGTGTGAATTCCGATTCCAACACGAGTAGGAATTATTTTTCCTTTACGGGATTCTTCATCTAACATCCGGATAATTTCCACCGCGGCATCGACAGCGTATTGACAATCATTTCCCTTTGAAACAGGCGCGCCGAATGTAGCCATAAAACCATCGCCGACAAACTGGTTGATTATGCCGTTGTACTTATTAATTATATCAATCATAAATCCGAAGATCGTGTTAAGGTAAGCAACAATTTCTTCGGGTGATTTTTTTTCAACTGTCGGAGTAAAGTTCCGGATATCGAGGAACATCACACACACATTTCTTTCCACACCGTTTGCATAATCAGCTTTTGTATCAAGCAGCTCATCAACTACGGCCTGCGATACCTGCTGACCAAGAACATTTTTTATCCGGTTACTTTCTTCGATATAACGCATTGAGTTAAAAATACCGCGCCGTATCTGAAGAGTGATAAACCCTGATGCTAATCCGCTTATTAAAAGAAAAATTCCTTTAACGATATACAACATATTTGAATTCAGTACTGAAAATTCAGAAGGAACAGGATAATTTGATTTTATATAATAACACAACGCAAGATATTCTGTTGCAGCAAGCAGTCCTGTAAAAACCGATAACTTAAAATTCAGCCTTAACGCGGAAAGAATAATGAACGGAAGATACGCAAACGGTGAAGGTCCGTTTATAATAAGATACGGATCAAGTGAAGCGGAAAGAATTATCATAATAACCGTAGGCATACTTATCTCGACAAAAGTATTGCCGTACCTTACAGGCTCGGGAAGTTTTTTATTTATTCTTATCCGGTATGAGATTACCGCCCGAAGCATCAACTCATAAAGAAAAAAAATACCGAACGTTATTGAAATAATATTAAAGAATTTATAAGCACCGAACAGCCGGATATATTCTTCCTTATACAACCAGAATAATAATGAAAGTATTACCCATAGAATGCCAAATATGAACAACAGCAGATTTACGCGTTTTTTTTCACTGATGAGAACATCACGCGCAAAACTGCTTTCTAACAGCTGTTTTTGTTCATCGAATTTTCTTTTTAAAATGTTTTTGATATTCATCTGGTAATTTTTTAACTGCGGTAAATTTAATGAAGCATAAAGTTAATGTACAATAAATATTGATAAATGAATTTCAATTCTCTAAACCATAACTTATTATTGTGAAGTAAAAATCTTTCTTAACTTTTTCAGAGGTTTTTGTGAAATCATTTTTTCTCACTGTTGTTTCGATAATAGTTTTCAGCTTAACAGTCATTGCACAGTCAGACACAATTACAACTGCAAGCGGACTTAAATATATCATCATTGAAAAAGGTTCAGGAGAAAAAGCAGTTACCGGAAAAGAAGCCGCTGTTCATTATACAGGTTATCTGCTTAATGGAACAATTTTCGATTCATCCATACCGAGAAAAGAACCTATCGAATTTATACTCGGTAAAGGTATGGTAATTAAAGGCTGGGATGAGGGCATTTCATTGATGAGCATCGGTGATAAAATGAAACTGATAATTCCCGCAAACCTTGCCTATGGCGAAAGAGGCTCCGGAGATGTTATTCCGCCGAACTCAACATTAATATTTGATGTGGAGCTTGTAGGACTTTCCGATCCCAAAACTCCTATTTACCCGGTGCTTGAAGAAATTGTTTTAAATGAAAGTGTTGAAAAGGCAATCGAAAAATACGACGAACTTAAAAAGAGTAATCCCGATGATTATAATTTCAAAGAAAGTCAGTTAAACACTCTTGGTTACAGGCTGATGAGAGTTCAAATGATGGAAGAAGCAATAAAGATATTTGAATTTAATGCTGAACTATTTCCGGAATCATCTAACGTGTATGATAGTCTTGGTGAAGCATATATGCATTCAGAAAAATTAGATGAAGCGGTAAAGTGTTATGAAAAATCGCTTGAGCTTAACCCTGAAAACACAAACGCAAAACTTATGATTCAAAAGCTGAGTGAGAAATAAGCATCAGATGGACCTTGAATCAATAAGAAAATACTGTCTTAAAAAAGTTGGAGTAACAGAACACTTCCCTTTCGATGAAGTGACTCTTGTATTTAAAGTCGTTAAAATTTTTGTGCTGGTCAGCACTGACGAATTCCCTTTGCGGATGAATCTAAAGTTTGATCCGGAAAATGCAGTTGAGGCAAGAGAAAAATATGAGGCTGTAATTCCCGGTTATCATATGAATAAAAAACACTGGAACACAATAATCCTTGATGGATCAGTTCCGGTTAAAGAAATATATAAATGGATTGATGATTCTTATGATCTGATTGTTGCATCGCTAAAAAAAGCCGACCGGGAAAAACTGAAACCGGGTCAAGAATAAATTTTAACAGGCATCAATAATTATCTCTGAAAAGTAAAATTTTTATCACGAAATAATTCAAAATGATGAATTTGGGCTGGAATTATCGTAGTGAAACAGGGTCAAGTATTTCTTCTTTGAACTTTATTAAATATTAAATAAATTTCTCGTGCCCGCATAAAATAAAGCAGGGTTTAGGTGATTTAGAAACAGTAAACTGAATGAATCATATGATCAAAAAATTTTTCCCCCTCTTCTTACTATTCACATTCTTCGGATGTAAAACTAACCCGCCGGTGGAGCCGGTAGTCCCTATAAACCCGACTCAATCAGGTAAGGTTTATGTTCAGGGAAATGTTACCGGTGCGCTAATTTATGTTGATGGATTAAGTACCGGTGTTTTAACTCCTGATACAATTACAACTTCTGCTGGAGACAGGGTAATTCATCTTGAAAAAGAAGGTTACATCCCCCAGGATAATGATGTAACTGTAATCGCAAACTCAACCGTAGTTCTGAGTTATGATTTGAAACTTCAGAAAACTATACTGCTGGAAGATTTTGCAAATGTGAGTTGCATTCCCTGTGTCGCTTCGAATAAAATAATTGAAGCACTTACAAGAGTTACTTACGGACATTCAAAATTAATTGCTATAAAATATCCTACAAACTTCCCGGGACCCAATGACCCGTTCTATCTTGCAAGTAAACCAAATT
It includes:
- a CDS encoding T9SS type A sorting domain-containing protein, yielding MRIMILLICTLLVCTLMNAQTIDPKNFFPSSVGNIWQYSGIWGATEHLFKDSVDNEGFRHLFYTYDGFFPDYATYKLDTLNQVVYYTPFQLSWYYYKLNCDSGAIWIVDSLDLGIGMTYKLALCRNQYNGQIFGVNTTFKEITFYDYQSDTIITQQSWPRYTFILAYGIGEISQFDEEGGGPVRVLQGCIINGDTLGIITSIDQNLTSLDKFILHQNYPNPFNPNTTISFSIPETDFVQLKVFDMLGEEVVTLVNESKSPGNYSVHFNAADLPSGIYIYSLRVNGQVQNRKMLLIK
- a CDS encoding peptidase M64, producing MFKNILFAFLFFQLSITPKDVMKFEDYFHDKTLRIDYLHIGSNNEEIITIDRFYTYDKWNRNKKNLVDNFNNGRYYFKIYDLESGTLIYSKGFDSYFGEYKTGDDGLNGIKKAYHESAIIPHPKNKFRFVVENRLRDNSMKEIYSAKIDPDDMNIVRETTNDPSVLVVKSLFSGNPENKVDVVILGDGYTSSEQAKFKSDLEKFTNTFFKLEPYARHKNKFNVYGVLKPSVDSGTDLPMHNIFKNTVLNTTFNSLGSERYLLTEDNKTMRDLAAYVPYDAIYIMVNHDRYGGGGIYNLFCTFTSDNQFQDYLFLHEFGHSFAGLADEYYTSDVAYNEFYPDGVEPVEPNITRLMDPENIKWKNLTAENIELPTPWEKVNFDKMDLEWQAERRAINNKIAELTRNRADEKVIAELRTEYDKKDREHSEVVDKYLKSSKFYGKVGAYEGAGYASKGLYRSMLDCIMFSKGTKPFCKVCEAAIEKVINFYAEE
- a CDS encoding adenylate/guanylate cyclase domain-containing protein — its product is MNIKNILKRKFDEQKQLLESSFARDVLISEKKRVNLLLFIFGILWVILSLLFWLYKEEYIRLFGAYKFFNIISITFGIFFLYELMLRAVISYRIRINKKLPEPVRYGNTFVEISMPTVIMIILSASLDPYLIINGPSPFAYLPFIILSALRLNFKLSVFTGLLAATEYLALCYYIKSNYPVPSEFSVLNSNMLYIVKGIFLLISGLASGFITLQIRRGIFNSMRYIEESNRIKNVLGQQVSQAVVDELLDTKADYANGVERNVCVMFLDIRNFTPTVEKKSPEEIVAYLNTIFGFMIDIINKYNGIINQFVGDGFMATFGAPVSKGNDCQYAVDAAVEIIRMLDEESRKGKIIPTRVGIGIHTGDAVTGNVGSSLRKQYSITGNVVILASRIEQLNKQFNSQLLISKEVLNRIFVNGYKVVSLGAHSVKGREEPVEIFQLV
- a CDS encoding FKBP-type peptidyl-prolyl cis-trans isomerase; the encoded protein is MKSFFLTVVSIIVFSLTVIAQSDTITTASGLKYIIIEKGSGEKAVTGKEAAVHYTGYLLNGTIFDSSIPRKEPIEFILGKGMVIKGWDEGISLMSIGDKMKLIIPANLAYGERGSGDVIPPNSTLIFDVELVGLSDPKTPIYPVLEEIVLNESVEKAIEKYDELKKSNPDDYNFKESQLNTLGYRLMRVQMMEEAIKIFEFNAELFPESSNVYDSLGEAYMHSEKLDEAVKCYEKSLELNPENTNAKLMIQKLSEK
- a CDS encoding MmcQ/YjbR family DNA-binding protein — its product is MDLESIRKYCLKKVGVTEHFPFDEVTLVFKVVKIFVLVSTDEFPLRMNLKFDPENAVEAREKYEAVIPGYHMNKKHWNTIILDGSVPVKEIYKWIDDSYDLIVASLKKADREKLKPGQE